Genomic segment of Actinomycetes bacterium:
TCGATGGCCGAGCTGGCCGCGCTCGCCGAGACCGCGGGCTCCCAGGTGCTCGCCGCCCTCATGCAGCGCCGGGACAAGCCGGACTCCGCGACGTACGTCGGCTCCGGCAAGGCCCGCGAGCTGCGCGACGTCGTCGTCGCCGAGGGCGCCGACACGGTGATCTGCGACGGCGAGCTGACACCGGGTCAGCTCAGCCAGCTCGAGGCCGTCGTCAAGGTGAAAGTGATCGACCGGACCGCGCTGATCCTCGACATCTTCGCCCAGCACGCCAAGAGCCGCGAGGGCAAGGCCCAGGTCTCGCTGGCCCAGATGGAGTACATGCTGCCGAGGCTGCGCGGCTGGGGCGAGTCGATGTCGAGACAGGCCGGCGGCTTCGGCGGCGGTCAGTCCGGCGGCGTCGGCACCCGCGGGCCCGGCGAGACCAAGATCGAGACCGACCGGCGCCGGATCCGAACCAAGATGGCCAGGCTGCGCCGCGAGATCGCCGGGATGAAGACCGCCCGCGACACCAAGCGGCAGGAGCGCCGCCGGCACGACGTGCCGTCGGTGGCGATCGCCGGCTACACGAACGCCGGCAAGTCGTCGCTGCTGAACCGGCTGACCGGAGCCGGTGTGCTGGTCGAGAACGCGCTGTTCGCCACGCTCGACCCGACCGTGCGCCGGGCCCGCACCGACGACGGCCGCGACTACACCCTGGCCGACACCGTCGGGTTCGTGCGGCACCTGCCGCACCAGCTGGTCGAGGCGTTCCGGTCGACGCTCGAGGAGGTCGCCGACGCCGACCTCATCCTGCACGTCGTCGACGGTTCCGACCCCGAGCCCGAGGCGCAGCTCGCCGCCGTGCGGGCGGTGTTCGCCGACGTCGACGCCCACCACGTACCGGAGCTGGTCGTCGTCAACAAGGCCGACCTCGCGGACCCGCTCGTCGTCGAGCGGCTGCGGCGCCGCGAGAAGCACCTGGTCGTCGTGTCGGCCCGCACCGGCGCCGGCCTGGACGAGCTGCGCACCCTGATCGCCCGCGAGCTGCCGAGGCCGGCGGTGCCGGTCGACGTCCTGCTGCCCTTCGACCGGGGCGACCTGGTGTCGCGGCTGCACGACGAGGGCGACGGCGTGGTCCAGGAGCACGTCCCGGAAGGCACCCGGGTCCGGGCCCGGGTCCACGCGGCGCTCGCCGCCGAGCTGTCCCCCTACGCGGCCGCGGCGGCCTCTCCTCCGGTCTGACGGCCCCTTCCGCGGGCCGCTTTCGATGCCGGCCGAGGTGACGCCCTGCTCGCAGCCCAGGCCGCGGCCGCGGAGGTCCCGGTCGCCTGACCGGTCCCGAAATGATCACGTTCACGTGATCACTGCACCTCGTGCACGGCGGATCCGCCGTGCACGGCGTGGCCGAGCCGTGCACGGCGGGTCCGACCACCGGGCCGTGTCCGCAGCCGTCCTGCCGGTGTGGATCGCCGCTGGCCCTGACGCCGGTCCCGGCTAGCCTCGCCGGGTGACCAGCGACGCCGCCCGGGAGGCGCCCCTCGGCGTCCCGGGCGACCCGCCGGCTGCGCCCGGCCCCGACTCGCGACTGGATTCTGGGCCCGACCCGATGCCGGACCTGACGCCCGTCGGCGAGTCGACCCTCGTCGAGCTGCTCGCCGCTGGGGTCGCCGCCGTCGGGGGCAGCGAGCGGCCGGGGCAGGTGCGGATGGCCGAGGCGGTGGCGACCGCGATGCGCGACGGTGAGCACCTGCTGGTGCAGGCCGGCACCGGCACCGGCAAGTCGCTGGCCTATCTCGTCCCGGCTCTTCTGCACGACGGCCGGGTCGTCGTCGCCACCGCGACCATCGCGCTGCAGAACCAGGTGGTCGACCGGGACCTGCCCACCCTGGTCGACGCCGTGGAGCCGCTGCTGGGTCGCCGGCCGACGTACGCGATCCTCAAGGGCCGCTCCAACTACCTGTGCCGCAACAAGGCGCAGGGCGGGATGCCTGACGACGGCGAGGACGCCCTCTTCGACCCGTCGCCGACGACCGCGCTGGGCCGCGACGTGGTGCGGCTGCGCGCCTGGGCCGAGGACACCGACACCGGGGACCGCGACGAGCTCGACCCCGGCGTGACCGACCGCGCGTGGCGCCAGGTCAGCGTGACCGCGCGCGAGTGCCTCGGCGCGCAGAGGTGCCCGTTCGGTGCCGAGTGCTTCGCCGAGCTGGCGCGGGGGAGGGCCGGCGAGGCGGAGATCGTGGTGACCAACCATGCCCTTCTTGCGATCGACGCGCTCGAGGACTTCGCCGTGCTCCCCGAGCACGACGTCGTGGTGGTCGACGAGGCGCACGAGCTGGTCGACCGGGTGACCGGTGTCGCGACCGACGAGCTCACGCCGACCCTTGTCGAGCGGGCAGCCGCCAGGGCTCGGCGGATCGTCGACGGCACCGAGACCCTGACCGAGGCGGCCGACGCGTTCGCCGACGCGCTGGCCGGCCTGACCGAGGGACGGCTCGTCGACCAG
This window contains:
- the hflX gene encoding GTPase HflX, with translation MTAENRSRPADDRDSAVELEPAPDLDPTDVDVGMDVDIDGEQYDLADRQALRRVAGLSTELQDVTEVEYRQLRLERVVLIGVWTDGRVEQAENSMAELAALAETAGSQVLAALMQRRDKPDSATYVGSGKARELRDVVVAEGADTVICDGELTPGQLSQLEAVVKVKVIDRTALILDIFAQHAKSREGKAQVSLAQMEYMLPRLRGWGESMSRQAGGFGGGQSGGVGTRGPGETKIETDRRRIRTKMARLRREIAGMKTARDTKRQERRRHDVPSVAIAGYTNAGKSSLLNRLTGAGVLVENALFATLDPTVRRARTDDGRDYTLADTVGFVRHLPHQLVEAFRSTLEEVADADLILHVVDGSDPEPEAQLAAVRAVFADVDAHHVPELVVVNKADLADPLVVERLRRREKHLVVVSARTGAGLDELRTLIARELPRPAVPVDVLLPFDRGDLVSRLHDEGDGVVQEHVPEGTRVRARVHAALAAELSPYAAAAASPPV